The window GCAGATGATTCCCGCTTGCACACCGCGCTCCCCTTTCGTCACCCGGTGCGACCAAAATTCATCGCTGTGACAATAGGTGCACAGCCCGCTGTTGACGATATTCTCAGCTCGCACGCCGGCGCTTTGCAGCAACATGGCGTTGATGCCTTGCAGATCGACATGAAATTTCGGACCCTTTTCCCGAATAAACGGCTGCACCTGCGCGCCCATCTGGGCTTCCATCGCCTCGGGCACATCGGCATCGGTTTCAAAGCAACACACGCCGATCGACGGCCCGATGACCGCGATCAAGCTGTCCCGCTGTGCACCGAGCGCAGCGGCCATGGTGTCCACCGTCTTAGGCAGAATGCCCAGCGCTGTGCCCCGCCATCCGGCGTGGCAGACGCCGCAGCTGTGGCTAACCGGGTCATACAATAAGGTAACCACGCAGTCGGCATAAAATCCGGCCAGTGGCGTGTTCGGCAGATTGGTGACCAGGGCGTCCGATTCCCAGGCCATCGGCTGGGTCAGCCCCATGCCGACCGTTTCCTCGGTCACGACCGTGACCGCATCGCGGTGCACCTGTTTGGTCATGGTGATCCGTTCATAAGGGATGGACAGCGCATCGGCCAGAATGTGATAATTCCGGCGCACGTTTTCCGGGTCATCGCCCCGTCCAAAGCCCAGGTTCATGCTTTCGCACGCGCCGGTACTCACGCCGCCGCGTTTGGTTGTAAACGCGTGCCGCACCGGCAGCCGCGTACAGGTATAATATTGAAAGGCGCCGCACGCACGGCGCGCCATGGTATCATCCATTTTTCATTCCTCGATTCGTGGTGGATGCCTTCTTTCTGCCCACATGCTGCCAGGGCTGCACGCAAACAGCATAGAAAACACCTATTGTAGTATTATACTACGCAAATGGCGGCAGAAACAACCCTGTTACGCGACCTTCGTCACTCTGCCTGATTTTATGTACGCACAGAGTGTTTTCCTTGACATGCAAGTCAAAAAGCATTAAGATATTTATGTAATACCTTTTGTAATGTTCATTGCCTCCGGCCATGGAGTTTCATAGAGGGATTATGTTGCTTTGCATTTTGAAAACTTAAAAAAACACAGGAGGTGTTCCACGCAACTTTATGGATACCATAATCAAGCTGATCATTGGTGTT of the Intestinibacillus sp. Marseille-P6563 genome contains:
- the pgeF gene encoding peptidoglycan editing factor PgeF gives rise to the protein MDDTMARRACGAFQYYTCTRLPVRHAFTTKRGGVSTGACESMNLGFGRGDDPENVRRNYHILADALSIPYERITMTKQVHRDAVTVVTEETVGMGLTQPMAWESDALVTNLPNTPLAGFYADCVVTLLYDPVSHSCGVCHAGWRGTALGILPKTVDTMAAALGAQRDSLIAVIGPSIGVCCFETDADVPEAMEAQMGAQVQPFIREKGPKFHVDLQGINAMLLQSAGVRAENIVNSGLCTYCHSDEFWSHRVTKGERGVQAGIICLSSTEGEKRFK